GTCTACATAGCAAGAAATCGTACAAAGAATGCCTTGCATAAAATCTCTAAAGTCATTTTTCCAGCCTGCAGGTCCAAAAACTTCATCTAAACGATTTTGAATAGCCCTATTCGTCACGTATGCTAGTACCATAGCCCAAGGCTTTCCGTTTGTTATTCCGCAGCGACTAACACGCCATTCGATATCTTTTGAAGGAAATGGCGCTTTAAGTAAATTCATTACTTCCTCCATACTACAATCTTTTTTCTTCATAACAACAGCCCCTTAAAGTTTTTTATAACCTCTACCTCTCCAATTTTTTGCCTATAAACACAAAAAAACCTTTGAGGATTTGATAGTAAGATAGAGATAAACATTATTATGCTTATCTATCTCCCATCAACCTCAAAGGTTGTAGTGTTTGTTAGGTATCCGCTAATCCATGTTGGATTGCAAAAAAATTAAAAAGGAAAAAGATTATAGGAAAATTATACAATTCAATCCACAAAGTGACAACCTTTATTCAATATTTTCCTCTTTTCCTTTATTATTATGATGAAAGAGTTTTGCATTTCACTTGCGGGATTTATAGGAAAATTTAACATAAAATGAAGAGTTTTATAAAAATCTAGAATACCATTTCTTTTAACTATGCTATAATTAATTTAAATTTAAAATACTTAAAGCGACGACCGCTAGACCACTCTTATAAACAAAGGGTAGTTTTGCGGTTTTTTTGTTTATTAGTGAGAAAGGAGATATGAATGGTATCAAAGTTTAATGAAATCCAACTCTTGAACGATGCAGAACGACTCATCATTCTTCGAAAGCGGCTAAATTTAAGCCAGTTTCAGTTAGCTAAGGAATTGGGGATTAGTTCAAGTTATTTAGGACAAGTTGAAAGGGGAGAACTCTCATTTAGTCCTCACTTAAAGGCAAGGATAAATGATTTTTTGAAGCGGGAGAAAGAAATATATGAAAAAGATATATTTAGCAATATCTGAAAAGGAATCATCAGGAATAGATAATATCTTAAAAAAGAAGTTTCCTGAAAGCGAAGTGTTATTTCTAGAATCTAAAGAAAGAGTATTAGAAGCTATTAAATCCTCCTTCCAGATGATTATTTCACCCATCGACTGGATTGATATAGGAACAGTAGAATCAATCAAACCGGATGGAACAATTATTATTTTGGATCCTTCAAAAAGCGGTTCTTCTGTAGAAGGTGATCGATTATTTATCTATGATAATTTAGATAGATTTCGGATAGATATTCTTACAAAGGATTTAGAAAATGGAAACCTCCAGAAAAACAAAAATAAATCCTTAACCAAACAAAAAATAGAGAACCAAAATACTCAGAAAAATGATTTAACTCCTAAACCTCAGGAATCAAAAATAACTGAAACAAAAACTGAGAGCACTCCCAAAAACGAAACAAGCATCGTTATAGATGATAAAAATAGTTCTCAAGAGGAGGGGAATACAAGCAAACCGGTCAACTTAGAAGGCTATCCACATAAAGAAACAAAGGTAAAAAAAGAGGTTGTTCTTGGACCATTAGAAAGAACAGAGGAAATTATACAAAAGAATTATAATTATGATAGATGGGACGGAAATAAAATAATTGGTGTTTGGTCACCTCTTCCAGCTAATGGTGTTTCTACTTTTATTATTAATTTAGCAATCTTTCTAAATAAATACGACTTAAATATTGCAGTTCTTGAAACAATAAAAACAAGGCCAGTGTTGAAAAGCAAGCTTACCAAATTTAAGTCTGCTCCCGAAGGATGGATCTCTTTTTTTGAAGCTCTATATACAAAAGACTATAAACCAGAAAAAGTAAAATGGGTTTATAGAGGCGTTGATTGGTTGCCGCTCGGTAACAATGATTTGAAGGGTAAAAAATGGACCTCAGAAGATATTTCAAGATACATGCAAGTGTTAAAAAAATGTAATGTTGGACTCGTGGACCTGCCATCAGAAGTAATGCAGACATACACTCTCCAAACATTGGAACATCTTGATGAATTATGGATCATCGTTGATAACAGATACGATCAAACGTCAGAATGGATAAATCATATCTACGAAACACTGGGTAATTTTAATTTAGAGGCAAAACTTATTGTCACTCGATGCTATTCATTTGAACGAGCAGAAAGAATAGCAGAAGAGTTAGGATTCTCTTTGTTAACTACACTTCCTTCACTTGATTTGGAAATTCAAATCAACGAATCCGAAAACAAACCCTTGATTGATCACATAAATATCAAACGTCGACTATCACCATCATTCGAAAAAATTGCGGAGCATTTACTGGGTTCACATTATGAAAAATATAGACCTAGTTTTTGGAAAAGAATGAAAAAATTAATACCTATGGTTGATTCTGTTTAATTTGAAATGCTATGATGATAGTAATCTATTTTTTGTTTTTTGTTTTTGTGCTATCTGTTATGGATAAGCGGGATTCTTTCAAACATAGCGGTCTTTGGATCGTAGGAAGAGCTTGTTTTATTTGCTCATCACTACTTTCCATTGGCCGCTTTTTTTATTTATCTAATGGAGGTTAGAACCATGAACTTAAAAGAAATCAAAAAAATTTTAATGACAGGAAAGGGAAAAATTATCATTGGATCCCATACGAAAAAGCGTTTAATGAAACGTGGGTACTCCAAAGGGGACATTGTTGCAGCAATCTTTGATGGTGAAATTATTGAACGTCAAGGAGTAAACAAAGTAGCTATATCCGGCCGGGATAAAGACGAAAATCCTATTGTTGTCGTCATTGCAAAACAATCCAATTTGTCTTTTAAAGTGGTCACGGTTATGCCACCTATTGATCACCATCGTTTTAAAGATTGTATTTAACACGAATAACTTAAGAGGGGCTGATTTTAAGTATGAAACTCATGAGGAAAACAAAAATAAAAGGCTGGTATGAATATTATCGAACACCATGCCCTATTTGCGGTCATACTGGCGGTTGTATGACTCATGAAGAAGGTAACGTAGTAGCTTGTATACGAGTCGAAAGTGAAAGAAGCTTTTCTAAGAATTCAGCTTTACCAAGCTATTTACATTATCTAAACGGAAACAAAAAACAAAAAATTAACAAAAGTGAAGTAGAAGAATATCAAGGAAATCCGAAAAAAGATGTTTCAACTTTAAACGAAGTGTTTCGAACTTTCTTGGATTATCTTGAGTTAGAGGACGATCATTATCATCATTTAACATCTCCTTCCAGAGGGCTTTCGGATAAACAAGTTATGATAAGACAGTATCGTAGTTTTCCAGAAAGACCGTGGGAAGTGGTTAAAATGATGGAAGAAGAATTAGAAATTGATGATTTTACTGGAATACCAGGTTTCTATGTGAAGGATAATCAATATTGGACTGTAGCTGGCACTAAAGGAATCTTAATTCCATTCCGAAATCACTACAATCAAATAGTCGGTTTCCAATACCGCATTGATAATCCTCCTAATGTTGTTGAAATAAAAATTAATCGACCTGGTTTAAAGGCCCGGGTGAAAGAACAGCCTAATCTAGTTCAGGTTGCTTTCGATGGAGAAATTATCTTAGAAAAGAACATTAAACTTGGCAAAACGTGGACAACCATTATACATGATGGTGATATTAAAGGATGGGTAAGGGTAGTCAAAGGAAATCGTTATTATTGGTTAAGTTCGGCCAATAAACCACAAGGGACAGGTTCTGGTGATCCTGCACCGATTCATATAGCGATTCCTACCTCTAAACTTCAGAATTGGCAGAGTGGTACGTTATACAAAGCGAGAACAGTCTGGCTTTCTGAAGGTCCTTTAAAATGTGACATTGCTTCTGATTGTATTGAGAAACTTTATGATCCGCTTGAATTTGAAAACATCGGAACAACCTTTTTAGCTCTTCCAGGCGCTGGCGCTTGGCGATTAGCTATTCCTGTCATGAAAGAAATGGGTGTTGAGCAAGTGAATCTTTGTTTTGATGCAGATGCCGTTTCAAATCCC
The Bacillus methanolicus DNA segment above includes these coding regions:
- a CDS encoding helix-turn-helix domain-containing protein gives rise to the protein MVSKFNEIQLLNDAERLIILRKRLNLSQFQLAKELGISSSYLGQVERGELSFSPHLKARINDFLKREKEIYEKDIFSNI
- a CDS encoding DUF4258 domain-containing protein, yielding MNLKEIKKILMTGKGKIIIGSHTKKRLMKRGYSKGDIVAAIFDGEIIERQGVNKVAISGRDKDENPIVVVIAKQSNLSFKVVTVMPPIDHHRFKDCI
- a CDS encoding DUF3854 domain-containing protein translates to MKLMRKTKIKGWYEYYRTPCPICGHTGGCMTHEEGNVVACIRVESERSFSKNSALPSYLHYLNGNKKQKINKSEVEEYQGNPKKDVSTLNEVFRTFLDYLELEDDHYHHLTSPSRGLSDKQVMIRQYRSFPERPWEVVKMMEEELEIDDFTGIPGFYVKDNQYWTVAGTKGILIPFRNHYNQIVGFQYRIDNPPNVVEIKINRPGLKARVKEQPNLVQVAFDGEIILEKNIKLGKTWTTIIHDGDIKGWVRVVKGNRYYWLSSANKPQGTGSGDPAPIHIAIPTSKLQNWQSGTLYKARTVWLSEGPLKCDIASDCIEKLYDPLEFENIGTTFLALPGAGAWRLAIPVMKEMGVEQVNLCFDADAVSNPHVKKHLMECAKELKQEGFRANLILWNEQEAKGIDDLFLQRKIPHIKKLF